One genomic region from Anopheles bellator chromosome 2, idAnoBellAS_SP24_06.2, whole genome shotgun sequence encodes:
- the LOC131209587 gene encoding mediator of RNA polymerase II transcription subunit 31 isoform X2: MMNPYGLPVESEDAQKLRFQVELEFVQCLANPNYLHFLAQRGYFKDTAFVNYLKYLLYWKEPEYAKYIKFPMCLYFLDLLQYEHFRREIVSAQCCKFIDDQAILLWQHYTRRRTRLTSLGTTSLTGLAVGGQPVGGGVQGTLLSNEPTIMANCNNGNGGNNGTQNNTNNGSSAGIMNSNSVSNNGPNSGAVAGGGSVGNAGAAQQLQSQQPQQQNGAGVLAQHNGVGGGGMMSNPLGLLGSGGGSGGGVPGGGINQKVP; this comes from the exons TGCCCGTGGAATCGGAGGACGCACAGAAGCTGCGATTTCAGGTCGAGCTGGAGTTTGTTCAATGTCTGGCCAATCCCAACTATTTACACT TTCTTGCACAACGTGGCTACTTCAAGGATACGGCCTTCGTGAACTATCTGAAATATTTACTGTACTGGAAGGAACCGGAGTACGCCAAGTACATCAAATTCCCGATGTGTCTCTACTTTCTGGACCTGCTACAGTACGAGCACTTTAGGCGCGAAATTGTGAGCGCCCAGTGCTGCAAGTTCATTGACGATCAGGCGATCCTGCTCTGGCAACACTACACGCGACGACGCACGCGCCTAACGTCCCTAGGTACCACAAGTCTGACTGGATTGGCCGTTGGCGGAcaaccggtcggtggtggcgtacAAGGCACGTTGCTTTCGAACGAACCCACGATTATGGCCAACTGTAACAATGGTAACGGTGGCAATAATGGTACCCagaacaacaccaacaacggATCGTCGGCGGGTATCATGAACAGCAACAGTGTCAGCAACAATGGACCCAACAGTGGTGCCGTCGCTGGTGGCGGAAGCGTCGGAAATGCGGGTGCCGCGCAACAACTGCAGTCCCAACAACCTCAGCAGCAAAACGGGGCCGGTGTGCTGGCACAGCACAatggtgtcggtggcggcggtatGATGAGCAACCCGTTGGGTCTGCTTGGCAGCGGAGGAggaagcggtggcggtgtgccGGGCGGTGGCATCAACCAGAAAGTTCCTTAA
- the LOC131209587 gene encoding mediator of RNA polymerase II transcription subunit 31 isoform X1, translating into MANKMVGKGKLPVESEDAQKLRFQVELEFVQCLANPNYLHFLAQRGYFKDTAFVNYLKYLLYWKEPEYAKYIKFPMCLYFLDLLQYEHFRREIVSAQCCKFIDDQAILLWQHYTRRRTRLTSLGTTSLTGLAVGGQPVGGGVQGTLLSNEPTIMANCNNGNGGNNGTQNNTNNGSSAGIMNSNSVSNNGPNSGAVAGGGSVGNAGAAQQLQSQQPQQQNGAGVLAQHNGVGGGGMMSNPLGLLGSGGGSGGGVPGGGINQKVP; encoded by the exons GCTAATAAAATGGTCGGTAAGGGTAAAT TGCCCGTGGAATCGGAGGACGCACAGAAGCTGCGATTTCAGGTCGAGCTGGAGTTTGTTCAATGTCTGGCCAATCCCAACTATTTACACT TTCTTGCACAACGTGGCTACTTCAAGGATACGGCCTTCGTGAACTATCTGAAATATTTACTGTACTGGAAGGAACCGGAGTACGCCAAGTACATCAAATTCCCGATGTGTCTCTACTTTCTGGACCTGCTACAGTACGAGCACTTTAGGCGCGAAATTGTGAGCGCCCAGTGCTGCAAGTTCATTGACGATCAGGCGATCCTGCTCTGGCAACACTACACGCGACGACGCACGCGCCTAACGTCCCTAGGTACCACAAGTCTGACTGGATTGGCCGTTGGCGGAcaaccggtcggtggtggcgtacAAGGCACGTTGCTTTCGAACGAACCCACGATTATGGCCAACTGTAACAATGGTAACGGTGGCAATAATGGTACCCagaacaacaccaacaacggATCGTCGGCGGGTATCATGAACAGCAACAGTGTCAGCAACAATGGACCCAACAGTGGTGCCGTCGCTGGTGGCGGAAGCGTCGGAAATGCGGGTGCCGCGCAACAACTGCAGTCCCAACAACCTCAGCAGCAAAACGGGGCCGGTGTGCTGGCACAGCACAatggtgtcggtggcggcggtatGATGAGCAACCCGTTGGGTCTGCTTGGCAGCGGAGGAggaagcggtggcggtgtgccGGGCGGTGGCATCAACCAGAAAGTTCCTTAA